Proteins from a genomic interval of Salinarchaeum sp. Harcht-Bsk1:
- a CDS encoding plastocyanin/azurin family copper-binding protein: MRTRRNVLGKFGTTGAVALGAGLAGCSGDDGGGGGGNTVEMTDSLTFEPGNLTVSTGTTVTWENGGTVAHTVTAYEDRIPSGATYFASGGYESETAARDGFRGGDAPIEADGSFEHTVDIAGSYEYFCIPHEGSGMTGTITVEE; encoded by the coding sequence ATGCGAACGCGACGGAACGTGCTGGGCAAATTCGGAACGACGGGCGCCGTTGCACTCGGCGCAGGCCTCGCCGGTTGCTCCGGCGACGACGGCGGCGGGGGCGGCGGCAACACAGTCGAGATGACGGACTCACTCACCTTCGAGCCCGGCAATCTGACGGTCTCGACTGGCACGACTGTCACCTGGGAGAACGGCGGCACCGTGGCCCACACGGTCACGGCCTACGAGGATCGCATTCCCTCGGGTGCGACGTACTTCGCTTCCGGCGGTTACGAGTCAGAAACGGCCGCGAGGGACGGATTCCGAGGTGGCGACGCACCGATCGAAGCCGACGGAAGCTTCGAACACACCGTCGACATCGCAGGCTCGTACGAGTACTTCTGCATTCCGCACGAGGGCTCGGGGATGACGGGCACCATCACGGTCGAGGAGTAG
- a CDS encoding 2-oxoacid:acceptor oxidoreductase subunit alpha, whose protein sequence is MAEDLNWAIGGEAGDGIDSTGKIFAQAQSRAGRHVFTSKDFASRIRGGYTAYKIRSSTERVQSVVDRLDVLVALTQRTIDENLDELHDRSVVVYDGERSWEAEIPGEIDAVDVPLKSLAEEAGGAIMRNVVALGAVCAIVDFPVEKLDEALEKRFGGKGEKIVENNKQAARLGAEYVEENYDGFDYSLETTDNDYVLLNGDEAIGMGAIAAGCRFYAGYPITPATDVMEYLTGRIDRFGGHVVQAEDELSAINMALGAARAGARSMTATSGPGIDLMTETFGLVATSETPLVICDVMRAGPSTGMPTKQEQGDLNMLLYGGHGEIPRFVVAPTTIAECFHKTVEAFNLAEKYQTPVYLVSDLALAVTEQTFAPEEFDMDAVEIDRGNVVDEDSIDEYLDEQGRFQPHYDAADGVSPRAFPGTTAGAHMSTGLEHDELGRRTEDTEERIDQVEKRQRKVETAQNEEDWSPREFGDPDADTLVLSWGSNEGAIVEAMDHLETEENLSVRFLSVPYMFPRPDLSDAIEAAEETVVVECNANGQFADVVEHDVLTRVERVTKFDGVRFDADELADAIRDVAADADEVTA, encoded by the coding sequence ATGGCCGAGGACCTGAACTGGGCGATCGGTGGCGAGGCCGGCGACGGCATCGACTCCACCGGGAAGATCTTTGCCCAGGCGCAGTCGCGGGCCGGCCGGCACGTGTTCACCTCCAAGGACTTCGCGTCGCGGATCCGTGGCGGCTACACCGCCTACAAGATCCGTTCCTCGACGGAACGAGTCCAGAGCGTGGTGGACCGGCTGGACGTGCTCGTCGCCCTGACACAGCGGACGATCGACGAGAATCTGGACGAACTCCACGACCGCAGCGTCGTGGTCTACGACGGCGAGCGCTCCTGGGAGGCCGAGATTCCCGGCGAGATCGACGCCGTCGACGTACCCCTCAAGTCCCTCGCAGAGGAAGCGGGCGGCGCGATCATGCGCAACGTCGTCGCGCTCGGCGCCGTCTGCGCGATCGTGGACTTCCCCGTCGAGAAACTCGACGAGGCCCTGGAGAAGCGCTTCGGCGGCAAGGGCGAGAAGATCGTCGAGAACAACAAGCAAGCCGCGCGACTGGGCGCGGAGTACGTCGAGGAGAACTACGACGGGTTCGACTACTCGCTGGAGACGACGGACAACGACTACGTCCTCCTCAACGGCGACGAGGCGATCGGCATGGGCGCCATCGCCGCCGGTTGCCGGTTCTACGCTGGCTACCCGATCACGCCCGCGACGGACGTGATGGAGTACCTGACCGGGCGGATCGACCGCTTCGGCGGCCACGTCGTGCAGGCGGAGGACGAACTCTCCGCGATCAACATGGCCCTCGGTGCGGCACGCGCCGGCGCTCGGTCGATGACGGCGACCTCCGGGCCCGGCATCGACCTGATGACCGAAACCTTCGGCCTCGTCGCCACGAGCGAGACGCCGCTGGTCATCTGCGACGTCATGCGCGCCGGCCCCTCGACCGGGATGCCGACCAAGCAGGAGCAGGGCGACCTCAACATGCTCCTCTACGGTGGCCACGGCGAGATCCCGCGGTTCGTCGTCGCCCCGACGACGATCGCGGAGTGTTTCCACAAGACCGTCGAGGCGTTCAACCTGGCGGAGAAGTACCAGACGCCTGTCTACCTGGTGTCGGACCTCGCACTCGCGGTCACCGAACAGACGTTCGCGCCCGAGGAGTTCGACATGGACGCCGTCGAGATCGATCGGGGCAACGTCGTCGACGAGGACTCCATCGACGAGTACCTCGACGAACAGGGCCGCTTCCAGCCCCACTACGACGCCGCCGACGGCGTCAGCCCGCGGGCCTTCCCCGGCACGACCGCCGGCGCCCACATGTCCACCGGCCTCGAGCACGACGAACTCGGGCGCCGGACCGAGGACACCGAAGAGCGCATCGATCAGGTCGAGAAGCGCCAGCGGAAGGTCGAGACCGCCCAGAACGAGGAGGACTGGTCGCCACGCGAGTTCGGCGACCCCGACGCCGACACCCTGGTGCTCTCCTGGGGCTCCAACGAGGGCGCCATCGTCGAGGCGATGGACCACCTGGAGACCGAAGAGAACCTGTCGGTCCGGTTCCTCTCGGTCCCCTACATGTTCCCGCGACCCGACCTCTCCGACGCCATCGAGGCCGCCGAGGAGACCGTCGTGGTCGAGTGTAACGCCAACGGGCAGTTCGCGGACGTCGTCGAGCACGACGTGCTGACTCGCGTCGAGCGGGTCACGAAGTTCGACGGCGTGCGCTTCGACGCGGACGAACTGGCCGACGCGATCCGCGACGTGGCGGCAGACGCAGACGAGGTGACAGCATGA
- the folP gene encoding dihydropteroate synthase encodes MDYPEASNFLFGLRRFGPKKGTESTADLLAELDDPHESVDFVQVAGSNGKGSTARMTERVLREAGLSVGLFTSPHLEDLRERIRVDGRKIPEGAVSRFVERTREYIVDRGVEGASPTFFEATTAMALWHFAQEDVDVAILEVGIGGKLDATSVVDPIASAVTTVSLEHTGLLGDTVEEIAHDKAHVAPTDRPLVTAAEGAALATLEADVGDLVTVGLASDQSAEDDPASSDDEQPSDQSTDWPDVLARYGGRANHTEATVELEGTVDGQEWSVETRLPVLGAHQAENAGVAAVLARQVCNEAGIALASEDLARGLRQAHWPGRFEVLSQDPLVVLDGAHNAGACERLAEVLAEFDYDELHLAAGIMHDKPQGEMAAALPHCDRVVTCRPDLDRAEDPAVLAGVFEDAGADRVEVGGSVQGAVENVIEGADLDDCVLVTGSLFTVAEARSRWTRLQTPKQVDTLGEAKTTLERAGVTDAGIWRMRGKAVHRVVETRLQRRQAEFVKQELLALGGECAVSAIDHDGELLRVVLLGTLSQFRRLGEALEDQPYGLPRIGDELRRQLGIEVPEHEPTYPWQEGTAVMGICNVTPDSFHDGGEYNRVEQAAERARQQVADGADIVDVGGESTRPGADPVPIEEEIARVVPVIEEIADLDAMISIDTRKADVARAALDAGADIVNDVSGLEDPAMRFVAADHDAPLVVMHSIDAPVDPDRDVEYDDVVRDVVESLHERVLLAQQAGLDREQIVVDPGLGFGKSADESFELLDRLPELRALQCPIMVGHSHKSLFAAAGYDHGERLEPTIAATALATDRGADIVRVHDVAENVAAVRTTEAARSAGDE; translated from the coding sequence GAGAGCGAATCCGCGTGGACGGACGGAAGATCCCGGAGGGGGCAGTCAGTCGCTTCGTCGAGCGGACGCGAGAGTACATCGTCGACCGCGGCGTCGAGGGCGCCTCGCCGACCTTCTTCGAGGCGACGACCGCGATGGCGCTCTGGCACTTCGCCCAGGAGGACGTCGACGTCGCGATCCTCGAGGTCGGTATCGGCGGCAAACTGGACGCGACCAGTGTCGTCGATCCGATCGCGAGTGCGGTGACGACCGTCAGCCTCGAACACACGGGGCTGCTGGGCGACACGGTCGAAGAGATCGCCCACGACAAGGCCCACGTCGCGCCGACAGATCGACCGCTCGTGACGGCTGCGGAAGGCGCGGCGCTCGCGACGCTCGAAGCCGACGTCGGCGACCTCGTGACGGTCGGGCTCGCGTCCGACCAGTCGGCCGAGGACGATCCCGCATCGAGCGACGACGAGCAGCCGAGCGACCAATCCACCGACTGGCCGGACGTGCTCGCACGGTACGGCGGCCGAGCCAACCACACCGAGGCCACGGTCGAACTCGAGGGAACCGTCGACGGCCAGGAGTGGTCGGTCGAGACGCGGCTGCCGGTCCTCGGCGCTCACCAGGCCGAGAACGCTGGCGTCGCGGCGGTGCTCGCCCGGCAGGTCTGTAACGAAGCGGGGATCGCCCTGGCGTCCGAGGACCTCGCTCGCGGGCTCCGGCAGGCCCACTGGCCGGGGCGCTTCGAGGTGCTCTCCCAGGACCCGCTGGTCGTCCTCGACGGCGCACACAACGCGGGCGCGTGCGAACGCCTCGCGGAGGTACTCGCGGAGTTCGACTACGACGAACTGCACCTCGCCGCCGGGATCATGCACGACAAACCGCAGGGCGAGATGGCCGCGGCCCTACCCCACTGCGACCGCGTCGTGACCTGTCGACCGGACCTCGATCGGGCCGAGGATCCCGCGGTCCTCGCTGGCGTCTTCGAGGACGCCGGCGCGGACCGCGTCGAGGTGGGCGGCTCGGTGCAGGGCGCGGTCGAGAACGTCATCGAGGGTGCGGATCTCGACGACTGCGTCCTCGTCACCGGCTCGCTGTTCACGGTCGCGGAGGCGCGCAGCCGGTGGACCCGTCTCCAGACGCCCAAGCAGGTCGACACCCTCGGCGAGGCGAAGACGACGCTCGAGCGAGCCGGGGTCACCGACGCCGGTATCTGGCGGATGCGCGGCAAGGCCGTCCACCGCGTCGTCGAGACGCGGCTCCAGCGCAGGCAGGCCGAGTTCGTCAAGCAGGAGTTGCTCGCGCTCGGGGGCGAGTGTGCGGTTTCGGCGATCGACCACGACGGCGAGTTGCTCCGGGTCGTCCTCCTCGGGACCCTCTCACAGTTCCGGCGCCTCGGCGAGGCCCTCGAGGACCAGCCCTACGGGCTGCCGCGGATCGGCGACGAACTCCGCCGACAGCTCGGGATCGAGGTGCCCGAACACGAGCCGACCTACCCCTGGCAGGAGGGCACGGCCGTCATGGGCATCTGCAACGTCACGCCAGACAGCTTCCACGACGGCGGCGAGTACAATCGCGTGGAGCAGGCGGCCGAACGGGCCAGGCAGCAGGTCGCCGATGGGGCGGACATCGTCGACGTCGGCGGCGAGTCGACACGGCCCGGCGCCGACCCGGTGCCGATCGAGGAGGAGATCGCACGCGTCGTCCCAGTGATCGAGGAGATCGCGGACCTCGACGCGATGATCTCCATCGACACCAGAAAGGCGGACGTGGCGAGGGCGGCGCTCGACGCTGGCGCCGATATCGTCAACGACGTCTCGGGGCTCGAAGATCCGGCGATGCGGTTCGTGGCAGCCGATCACGACGCGCCACTGGTCGTGATGCACAGCATCGACGCACCGGTCGATCCCGATCGCGACGTCGAATACGACGACGTGGTCCGTGACGTCGTCGAATCGCTGCACGAGCGGGTGCTGCTCGCCCAGCAGGCGGGTCTCGACCGTGAGCAGATCGTCGTCGATCCTGGACTGGGCTTCGGAAAGTCCGCCGACGAGAGCTTCGAGTTGCTGGATCGACTCCCCGAGCTTCGAGCGCTCCAGTGTCCGATCATGGTCGGCCACTCCCACAAGTCGCTGTTCGCCGCCGCGGGCTACGACCATGGCGAGCGGCTGGAGCCCACGATCGCAGCGACAGCCCTGGCGACCGACCGCGGTGCCGACATCGTCCGGGTCCACGACGTCGCCGAGAACGTCGCCGCGGTGCGCACGACGGAAGCCGCTCGGTCGGCCGGCGACGAGTGA
- a CDS encoding chemotaxis protein CheB: MSGRTTIVADGSQTTRMALATVLEDEGFSVAATPRTLSATIEAVRMHDPTVAVVAAGLPGADHPVDRLAGTTDVPIVSIARGSPAPRGATAVVRTEGDGVLGVTDGTSAVVEAATRVAVEASEPRWADVTAGPGTDRFEPVPVGNRRLPPAPTLVVGASTGGPSLVQRLLAELPPEAGFRVVVVQHMRDGFEERFAKRLDACSQYAVRTSEEATALDPGMAIVAASGSHVRIVDDADDTITLEVAAEPPMHGVRPAIDPAFSSAARVVAPHRLSAVLLTGMGADGVEGIRAVGKAGGLTVAQDPEEATVDSMPGGAIATGAVDAVATVDEIVESVLDGLDRSGGD; this comes from the coding sequence ATGTCAGGCAGAACTACGATCGTGGCGGACGGATCACAGACGACCCGGATGGCACTGGCGACCGTGCTCGAGGACGAAGGGTTCTCCGTAGCGGCGACGCCACGGACCCTCTCGGCCACGATCGAGGCAGTCCGGATGCACGACCCAACCGTTGCCGTCGTGGCTGCGGGGCTTCCGGGCGCGGACCACCCGGTGGACCGGCTCGCAGGGACGACGGACGTCCCGATCGTGTCCATAGCGCGTGGCTCGCCGGCACCGCGGGGTGCGACGGCGGTCGTTCGGACCGAGGGCGACGGGGTTCTCGGGGTGACCGACGGCACGAGCGCGGTCGTCGAGGCCGCCACGCGCGTCGCCGTCGAAGCGTCCGAACCACGGTGGGCGGACGTCACGGCGGGTCCCGGGACCGATCGGTTCGAGCCGGTTCCAGTTGGCAATCGGCGGCTTCCTCCTGCACCGACGCTCGTCGTCGGCGCTTCGACAGGCGGGCCGTCGCTGGTCCAGCGGCTGCTGGCCGAACTCCCGCCGGAGGCCGGCTTCCGGGTCGTCGTCGTACAGCACATGCGGGACGGCTTCGAGGAGCGCTTCGCGAAGCGACTCGACGCCTGCAGCCAGTACGCGGTGCGTACGAGCGAGGAGGCGACGGCGCTGGATCCGGGAATGGCAATCGTCGCAGCGTCCGGATCTCACGTCCGAATCGTGGACGACGCCGACGATACGATCACGCTCGAGGTCGCCGCGGAACCACCGATGCACGGCGTCAGACCAGCGATCGATCCAGCCTTTTCATCTGCTGCCCGGGTCGTCGCTCCCCACCGTCTGAGCGCCGTGCTGTTGACCGGCATGGGTGCAGACGGGGTGGAAGGAATTCGTGCGGTCGGGAAGGCCGGCGGTCTCACCGTCGCACAGGATCCGGAGGAGGCGACCGTGGACAGCATGCCGGGCGGCGCGATCGCGACCGGCGCGGTGGACGCGGTGGCGACCGTGGACGAGATCGTCGAGTCCGTGCTGGACGGTCTGGACCGTTCCGGCGGAGACTGA
- a CDS encoding chemotaxis protein CheA: MTESTRLQLFADESREKLTELNNALLTLEENASDTEALNQSFRSAHTIKGNSLAMGYESVGDLSHAVEDLLDEMRDDEVPVTPETIDLAFDGLDALEDAIGEIAADGEVQTDLQPAIERVRTGLEAHLDTPPAAANGGTSPDSAEPAESPAADVIEVTIDDPTLPGADALLVLQAMEAHGTIEETDPPRQALEDGEYDGGFLATVRGADFEALREAVAAEGSVTNVALVDSSEAPGDSADDTTSNSAGEGKPDSGGEGVPASADEDVPDSNGNGAPNSAAGAQTVSAAGAQTVSADGATAGSADGAGTAPADGSVGSSSDQAVSESTGEATAESTGDADRTEAEPARAGTSDESGSAATRESDRGLVGTVRSLLRSLDPRSGSGTGSGGASTTAGADTGGADVDAPLQAAGVESSAARSSAVAESDPADSDGTAAEPATEADHESDRAESSGAATDEADLSASETDGSERSSGAKTTTSATEKVNDEPTTDESRSAESAPSDSSTGGSSSDGTSIDDSPSDDDTTTSAGEETSDVDVGSVRVDVDRLDDLYGIVEQLFTTRIRLRRIVEAAGVDEAADQLDALDKNTDQLQDLVMDMRLVPLSRVVDRFPRTVRDLARDSGKEIDLEITGEDVEVDRVVLDEISDPLLHLVRNAVDHGIEPPDERADADKPREGTVSIRARRERDQVVVVVEDDGGGLDPATLRDRAVSEGIADRDTIDAMDDDEVQDLIFHPGFSTAEDVSEVSGRGVGMDVVRQRVRALDGSVELESEQGEGTTVTLRLPVTVAIVEVLFVDVGEATYGIPIKEIDRISRFEGVQEVNGRRSIEYQDDVYPVVALDDVFDETPTREGEDRRLVRIRPSRKRIALVCDAVHNHEEVVVKPLSGPLANTPGLSGTTVLGDGNVVPIVDVQSLGG; encoded by the coding sequence ATGACCGAGAGTACACGACTTCAGCTGTTCGCTGACGAGAGCAGAGAGAAACTCACCGAGCTGAACAACGCCTTGCTGACGCTCGAGGAGAACGCGTCGGACACGGAGGCGCTCAACCAGAGCTTCCGCAGCGCACACACGATCAAGGGTAACTCCCTGGCGATGGGGTACGAGTCGGTCGGTGACCTCTCCCACGCCGTCGAGGACCTCCTGGACGAGATGCGCGACGACGAGGTTCCGGTGACGCCCGAGACCATCGACCTCGCGTTCGACGGACTCGACGCCCTGGAGGACGCGATCGGGGAGATCGCAGCCGACGGCGAGGTACAGACCGATCTCCAACCCGCGATCGAACGGGTCAGGACCGGTCTGGAGGCTCACCTTGACACCCCTCCGGCGGCGGCAAACGGCGGAACGTCGCCCGACAGCGCCGAACCGGCGGAGTCGCCCGCCGCCGACGTGATCGAAGTCACGATCGACGACCCGACCTTGCCCGGTGCCGACGCGCTCCTCGTCCTTCAGGCCATGGAGGCCCACGGCACGATCGAGGAGACGGATCCGCCCCGACAGGCGCTGGAGGATGGAGAGTACGACGGCGGATTCCTCGCGACCGTACGAGGAGCCGATTTCGAGGCCCTTCGCGAGGCCGTGGCCGCCGAGGGTTCCGTCACGAACGTGGCGCTCGTCGATAGCTCGGAAGCTCCCGGGGACTCGGCCGACGATACGACGTCGAATTCGGCCGGTGAGGGCAAACCTGACTCTGGCGGAGAAGGCGTACCTGCCTCTGCCGACGAAGACGTGCCGGACTCGAATGGCAACGGCGCACCGAACTCGGCCGCCGGAGCCCAGACGGTCTCGGCCGCCGGAGCCCAGACGGTCTCGGCCGACGGAGCGACGGCGGGTTCGGCCGACGGAGCTGGGACGGCTCCGGCCGATGGATCTGTCGGCAGTTCGTCCGACCAAGCTGTATCGGAGTCTACTGGCGAAGCGACGGCGGAGTCGACCGGCGACGCGGATCGAACGGAGGCCGAGCCCGCTCGAGCGGGGACGAGCGACGAGAGCGGTTCGGCTGCCACCCGCGAGTCGGACCGCGGTCTCGTCGGGACCGTGCGCTCACTGCTCCGGTCGCTGGATCCCAGGTCGGGTTCCGGGACCGGATCCGGCGGAGCCTCCACCACGGCCGGGGCCGATACCGGCGGAGCCGACGTCGATGCTCCCCTGCAAGCGGCGGGGGTGGAAAGCAGCGCTGCACGTTCCTCAGCAGTCGCCGAATCGGATCCGGCCGATTCCGACGGCACCGCGGCGGAACCCGCGACTGAAGCCGATCACGAGAGCGATCGCGCGGAATCGTCTGGCGCGGCCACGGACGAAGCGGATCTCAGCGCGTCCGAGACCGACGGCAGTGAACGTTCGTCGGGGGCCAAAACTACGACCTCGGCGACGGAGAAGGTCAACGACGAACCCACTACCGACGAATCCCGCAGCGCGGAATCCGCCCCAAGCGACTCCTCCACTGGCGGATCTTCCTCCGACGGTACCTCCATCGACGATTCTCCGTCAGATGACGACACGACGACATCGGCTGGCGAGGAGACGAGCGACGTCGACGTGGGCTCGGTCAGAGTCGACGTCGACCGGCTCGACGACCTCTACGGCATCGTCGAGCAGCTGTTCACCACGCGGATTCGTCTCCGCAGGATCGTCGAGGCGGCGGGCGTCGACGAGGCCGCAGACCAGCTCGACGCCCTCGACAAGAACACGGACCAGCTCCAGGACCTGGTGATGGACATGCGCCTGGTGCCGCTCTCGCGGGTCGTCGACCGATTCCCGCGCACTGTCAGGGACCTCGCCCGGGACTCCGGGAAAGAGATCGACCTCGAGATCACCGGAGAAGACGTCGAGGTCGATCGGGTCGTCCTCGACGAGATCAGCGACCCACTCCTCCACCTCGTGCGTAACGCGGTCGATCACGGGATCGAGCCGCCCGACGAACGGGCTGACGCCGACAAACCACGCGAGGGCACGGTCTCGATCCGTGCTCGCCGGGAACGCGATCAGGTCGTGGTCGTCGTCGAGGACGACGGCGGTGGGCTCGATCCGGCCACGCTCCGCGACCGAGCGGTGTCCGAGGGGATCGCGGATCGCGATACCATCGATGCGATGGACGACGACGAGGTCCAGGACCTGATCTTCCATCCAGGGTTCAGCACCGCGGAGGACGTGAGCGAGGTCAGCGGGCGTGGCGTCGGCATGGACGTCGTCCGGCAGCGGGTGCGAGCCCTCGATGGGTCCGTCGAACTCGAGAGCGAGCAAGGAGAGGGAACGACCGTCACGCTCCGCCTCCCCGTCACGGTGGCGATCGTCGAAGTCCTGTTCGTCGACGTCGGGGAGGCGACCTACGGAATCCCGATCAAGGAGATCGACCGCATCTCGCGGTTCGAGGGCGTCCAGGAGGTCAACGGTCGTCGATCGATCGAGTACCAGGACGACGTCTACCCCGTGGTCGCCCTCGACGACGTGTTCGACGAGACCCCGACTCGCGAGGGCGAGGATCGACGGCTCGTCAGGATCCGGCCGAGCCGCAAGCGGATCGCACTCGTCTGCGACGCGGTCCACAACCACGAGGAAGTGGTCGTCAAGCCACTCAGCGGTCCGCTCGCGAACACGCCCGGGCTCAGCGGGACGACCGTGCTCGGCGACGGAAACGTGGTCCCGATCGTCGACGTGCAGAGCCTCGGCGGGTAA
- a CDS encoding 2-oxoacid:ferredoxin oxidoreductase subunit beta — translation MSSDVRFTDFKSDKQPTWCPGCGDFGTMNGMMKALANTGNDPDNTFVVAGIGCSGKIGTYMHSYALHGVHGRALPVGSGVKIANPDLEVMVAGGDGDGYSIGAGHFVHAVRRNVDMTYVVMDNRIYGLTKGQASPTSREDFETSTSPEGPKQPPVNPLALAHAAGATFIAQSFSSDAQRHTEIVQQAIEHDGFGFVNVFSPCVTFNDVDTYDYFRDSLVDLAETDHDPTDEQEAKEVIMDGETEHMGVIYQDEESVPFSELHGLDSNMAEIPDGAPEDAMDLVREFY, via the coding sequence ATGAGCTCAGACGTCCGCTTTACCGACTTCAAATCCGACAAGCAGCCCACCTGGTGTCCCGGCTGTGGGGACTTCGGGACGATGAACGGCATGATGAAGGCGCTGGCGAACACGGGCAACGACCCCGACAACACGTTCGTCGTCGCCGGCATCGGCTGTTCGGGCAAGATCGGCACGTACATGCACAGCTACGCGCTCCACGGGGTCCACGGCCGGGCACTGCCCGTGGGGAGCGGCGTCAAGATTGCCAACCCCGACCTCGAGGTCATGGTCGCGGGCGGCGACGGCGACGGCTACTCCATCGGTGCGGGCCACTTCGTCCACGCCGTCCGCCGGAACGTCGACATGACCTACGTCGTCATGGACAACCGCATCTACGGTCTGACGAAGGGCCAGGCGTCCCCGACCTCCCGCGAGGACTTCGAGACGTCGACCTCGCCCGAGGGCCCGAAGCAGCCCCCGGTGAACCCCCTCGCGCTCGCCCACGCCGCGGGCGCGACGTTCATCGCGCAGTCGTTCTCCTCGGACGCCCAGCGTCACACGGAGATCGTCCAGCAGGCCATCGAACACGACGGCTTCGGCTTCGTCAACGTGTTCTCGCCCTGCGTAACCTTCAACGACGTCGACACCTACGACTACTTCCGCGACTCGCTCGTCGACCTCGCCGAGACCGACCACGACCCGACCGACGAGCAGGAGGCGAAGGAAGTCATCATGGACGGCGAGACCGAGCACATGGGCGTCATTTACCAGGACGAGGAGTCGGTGCCGTTCAGCGAACTCCACGGCCTCGACTCGAACATGGCCGAGATTCCCGACGGTGCGCCCGAGGACGCGATGGATCTCGTTCGAGAGTTCTACTGA
- the sufU gene encoding Fe-S cluster assembly sulfur transfer protein SufU produces MGMGSDMYRQQILDHYKNPRNYGEIEEPTYSHVGENPMCGDEITVDVLLEDDTIEQIAFRGDGCAISQASASMLSERLTGASVEELVEMDRDDVIDMLGVDISPMRVKCAVLAEKVAQDGYEIYEGEKDVDRTTTE; encoded by the coding sequence ATGGGCATGGGATCGGACATGTATCGACAGCAGATCCTCGATCACTACAAGAATCCCCGGAACTACGGGGAGATCGAGGAGCCCACCTACTCACACGTCGGCGAGAACCCGATGTGTGGCGACGAGATCACCGTCGACGTTCTGCTCGAAGACGATACGATCGAGCAGATCGCGTTCCGCGGCGACGGTTGTGCGATCAGCCAGGCCTCGGCGTCGATGCTCTCCGAGAGACTCACCGGGGCGAGCGTCGAGGAACTCGTCGAAATGGACCGCGACGACGTCATCGACATGCTCGGCGTCGACATCTCGCCGATGCGCGTGAAGTGCGCCGTGCTCGCGGAGAAGGTCGCCCAGGACGGCTACGAGATCTACGAGGGCGAGAAGGACGTGGATCGGACGACGACCGAGTAG
- a CDS encoding DUF1931 family protein, protein MADLIVKAAVKEALDDKNVASDFYDELDAEVEELLEEAAARAEANDRKTVQPRDL, encoded by the coding sequence ATGGCAGATCTGATTGTCAAAGCCGCCGTGAAGGAAGCGCTCGATGACAAGAACGTCGCCTCGGACTTCTACGACGAGCTCGACGCCGAAGTCGAGGAGCTCCTCGAGGAGGCCGCCGCACGCGCAGAGGCCAACGACCGGAAGACCGTCCAGCCCCGCGACCTGTAG
- a CDS encoding FAD-dependent oxidoreductase: MNATQVTVRDVAEVGPDTIAMTLATPDGFDADPGEFVLVRATVDGEELARHYTLSSPTVDDTFEITVGIDPDGDLTPWLAEREPGDTLSVEGPFGTVTYEGDGDVVVLAGGPGVGPAVGIGERARSADHDAAIVYLDGTPAHETRLSTLSNAGASVTVANDEDSFTAAVADVADVGQVYVFGFKEFCELSLDALEAAGVDPDDALVESFG; encoded by the coding sequence ATGAATGCGACGCAGGTGACGGTTCGCGACGTGGCCGAGGTCGGTCCGGACACGATCGCGATGACGCTCGCGACGCCCGACGGCTTCGACGCCGATCCGGGCGAGTTCGTGCTCGTCCGCGCGACGGTGGATGGCGAGGAGCTGGCCCGACACTACACGCTCTCCTCGCCGACGGTCGACGACACCTTCGAGATCACCGTCGGCATCGATCCGGACGGCGACCTGACGCCCTGGCTCGCCGAGCGAGAGCCCGGCGATACCCTCTCGGTCGAGGGGCCGTTCGGCACCGTGACGTACGAAGGCGACGGGGACGTGGTCGTGCTCGCGGGCGGCCCGGGCGTCGGCCCCGCGGTCGGCATCGGCGAGCGGGCACGTTCGGCAGATCACGACGCTGCGATCGTCTACCTCGACGGCACGCCAGCCCACGAGACCAGACTCTCGACGCTCTCGAACGCCGGTGCCTCGGTGACCGTCGCGAACGACGAGGATTCCTTCACGGCCGCCGTCGCCGACGTCGCCGACGTCGGCCAGGTCTACGTCTTCGGCTTCAAGGAGTTCTGCGAGCTATCGCTCGATGCCCTGGAAGCGGCAGGCGTCGATCCCGACGACGCGCTCGTCGAGAGTTTCGGCTAA